A genomic stretch from Psilocybe cubensis strain MGC-MH-2018 chromosome 1, whole genome shotgun sequence includes:
- a CDS encoding Helicase-like transcription factor CHR28, whose amino-acid sequence MAAPSPLSPRPVASRPNHIDLTLDDDDDSTNDHSSRYAKRARTEISRQDSTPSGPLLDYQKSSVTPNKFSSASNSLSVPHVQQSPHSQFPNHVPAPNQSTYRPLFAGPAPFPPSRLQQIPNPPAMNNPFTPPSQPSTSRASDRQVIDLTGSPSPPPSVLSRQNSQPPLPAELPPKTPVCIGQLTVNALVLYPVTYLSPQNPGVTEWAYVRLQYEHNPHKLTGKETIHIRTPSGRGPNGDNVSGEVFGVVEQKVADLLGPMLGKGLIRLDAKIRKGTGNLPILPLQMLVYTPKGNIPVVGNYLRQSNLILDHPAAPQDMQRITNYHYFNPHHLHHDSLRNSNSNIFPNRDHSRWTTPASSGKSVEVQRSQVDELFKTLKDGDGLAETEPTSEVATTLYPHQKKALTFLLEREREIVGPNGSSSLWQKRYNPVTRQTTWFHLVTQKEVNDCPQEAKGAILADDMGLGKTISCVSLIASTLSSSEAFASSPLDVVPRPVRNDAPDASHFAGSVWNMPETVDNATTGSSIKGKAKADRAQDKLEIAYARSCRIKAKSRATLIVCPLSTVSNWEDQFREHWKGEVYVVGGNGGPCPPSTPSSSQASTSGPGAMQLDDLVEDDKPKRSREGRSLRVYIYHGNARRPDPTFLADFDAVVTTYATLASEYSKQNRSLMNAEDDEEEEASDDGQGGVDIDEQGNQVIRLPKPKKTGTKRKKMTALTQANNPAEIPSALQSIHWFRVVLDEAHSIKETATVASRACCDLMADRRLCLTGTPVQNKLDDVFALIKFLRLEPLDDKNAWTEYIGTPVKFGQTLGVARLQTIMQCITLRRTKETKAANGRKILALPPRRDELRYLKFDSQEQEIYDKFFDESKAEFNDLSSKNEVMKNYVGILQKILRLRQICDHFELVQGKEPGQGNGSSESALSYEDIIAAIAKEGFSALRANAMFAILRESATTQCVECGSELCVSPELSQGDGAENEGTPTPKRTRKAKGTASRGSTRANSPNTPRPVLTRCQHLFCIECYRNSVCPGWPNVGLEIKRSCSVCQTGLSPLDAYEIKPDTSDNAQKKKVQKREKRLKGVSLENFRPSTKIKALLSDLVQFSRLNPYSTNYDPDIQLLNENGTAPSDSGIVKTVVFSQWTTMLDKVEDALETAGIKYDRLDGTMKRDDRTRSMEALKHDPSCEVLLVSLKAGGVGLNLTAAQRVYLMDPYWNPAVENQAVDRIHRLGQTKPVTTIKFIIENSIEAKLLEVQRKKTELANMTLGQNFSKADLMQRRLEELTQLLGP is encoded by the exons ATGGCCGCACCCTCTCCCCTCTCCCCGAGGCCAGTCGCGTCTCGTCCAAATCACATAGATCTTAccctcgacgacgacgacgactccACAAATGACCACTCTTCTAGATATGCTAAGCGCGCGCGTACAGAAATCTCAAGACAGGACAGCACCCCTTCAGGTCCCCTTCTGGACTACCAGAAATCATCTGTAACCCCAAATAAATTTTCAAGCGCATCCAACTCTTTATCTGTTCCTCACGTACAACAGTCACCCCATAGCCAATTTCCAAACCATGTGCCTGCGCCTAATCAATCCACATATCGGCCCCTTTTCGCTGGTCCAGCGCCTTTTCCTCCATCGAGGCTCCAACAAATTCCTAATCCACCTGCCATGAATAATCCATTCACTCCTCCATCCCAGCCATCCACATCTCGAGCTTCAGATCGTCAGGTAATCGACCTCACAGGTTCTCCTTCGCCGCCGCCATCAGTTTTATCACGCCAAAATTCACAGCCTCCCTTGCCTGCGGAGTTACCGCCGAAAACGCCAGTGTGCATTGGGCAACTCACAGTAAATGCTCTGGTTTTGTACCCCGTTACTTATTTATCGCCCCAGAACCCTGGAGTCACGGAATGGGCCTATGTCAGGTTGCAATACGAGCACAATCCTCACAAATTAACCGGCAAAGAGACTATTCATATTCGGACACCTTCTGGAAGAGGTCCCAATGGTGACAATGTCTCGGGGGAAGTCTTTGGTGTGGTAGAACAAAAGGTTGCAGACTTACTAGGACCGATGTTGGGTAAGGGATTGATTAGGCTTGACGCCAAAATTCGGAAAGGAACGGGCAAT CTGCCTATCCTTCCCCTTCAAATGCTTGTTTATACCCCCAAAGGAAACATCCCCGTCGTAGGGAACTATCTTCGCCAGTCCAATTTAATCCTCGATCACCCCGCGGCACCTCAGGACATGCAAAGGATAACCAACTATCATTATTTCAACCcacatcatcttcatcacgACAGTCTTCGAAATTCCAACTCGAACATCTTTCCTAATCGAGATCACAGTCGGTGGACCACACCAGCTTCCTCAGGGAAAAGCGTGGAAGTTCAACGAAGTCAAGTAGACGAACTTTTCAAGACTTTGAAAGATGGAGACGGTTTGGCAGAGACTGAACCGA CTTCAGAGGTTGCAACAACACTCTATCCTCATCAGAAGAAAGCTCTCACATTCCTTCTAGAGCGTGAAAGAGAAATTGTCGGGCCAAATGGATCGTCGTCTTTGTGGCAAAAAAGATATAATCCAGTGACTCGTCAAACGACTTGGTTCCATCTTGTCACTCAGAAGGAGGTTAATGACTGCCCTCAGGAAGCGAAGGGCGCCATCTTGGCTGATGAT ATGGGCCTTGGTAAAACCATCAGTTGTGTATCTCTCATTGCTTCAACTTTGTCGTCATCAGAAGCTTTCGCATCGTCCCCACTTGATGTCGTCCCTCGTCCCGTGCGTAATGATGCACCAGATGCGTCTCATTTTGCTGGCAGTGTTTGGAATATGCCTGAAACTGTAGACAACGCTACCACGGGCAGTTCGATTAAAGGCAAGGCAAAGGCAGATAGAGCACAGGATAAACTTGAGATCGCTTACGCCAGGTCATGCCGAATCAAGGCAAAGAGCCGTGCAACGTTGATAGTATGCCCATTATCAACTGTATCAAACTGGGAAGATCAATTTCGCGAGCACTGGAAGGGAGAAGTTTACGTGGTGGGTGGAAATGGAGGGCCTTGTCCACCATCAACTCCCTCATCATCTCAGGCGAGTACATCCGGTCCAGGGGCGATGCAGCTGGACGACCTGGTCGAAGATGACAAACCTAAACGAAGTCGAGAAGGTAGATCGTTGAGGGTCTACATCTATCACGGCAATGCTCGTCGGCCTGATCCTACTTTCCTTGCCGACTTTGATGCTGTTGTTACTACCTATGCCACGCTGGCATCAGAATATTCCAAGCAAAATCGCAGCCTTATGAATgccgaagatgacgaagaagaagaagcaagtGATGATGGGCAAGGAGGAGTCGACATCGATGAACAAGGAAACCAGGTCATACGTTTACCAAAACCGAAGAAGACAGGCACCAAGCGCAAGAAGATGACTGCATTGACACAGGCAAACAATCCAGCAGAGATACCGAGCGCGTTACAAAGTATACATTGGTTCCGAGTTGTTCTTGATGAAGCGCA CTCGATCAAGGAAACGGCGACAGTTGCAAGTCGGGCTTGCTGCGACCTAATGGCTGACCGACGGCTTTGTTTAACAGGCACGCCCGTGCAAAATAAGTTGGATGATGTTTTTGCCCTCATTAAATTTCTACGCCTTGAGCCACTGGACGACAAGAATGCCTGGACCGAGTATATTGGCACACCTGTGAAGTTCGGTCAGACGCTCGGCGTCGCTCGCTTGCAAACTATCATGCAATGCATTACCTTGCGCCGTACCAAAGAAACAAAGGCTGCCAATGGTAGAAAAATCCTAGCACTACCTCCCCGGCGTGATGAACTTCGTTATCTCAAGTTCGACTCTCAAGAACAGGAAATATACGATAAATTCTTTGACGAATCCAAGGCAGAGTTCAATGACTTGTCCTCAAAGAATGAAGTCATGAAGAACTACGTAGGCATCCTGCAAAAGATTTTGCGACTGCGACAAATTTGCGATCATTTTGAGCTAGTACAGGGCAAAGAACCAGGACAGGGCAACGGGAGCTCTGAATCTGCGCTTTCCTACGAGGATATAATCGCCGCAATTGCCAAAGAGGGTTTCAGTGCACTAAGAGCCAATGCAATGTTTGCAATCCTGCGAGAGTCCGCAACTACGCAATGTGTGGAGTGTGGGTCGGAGCTCTGTGTATCCCCTGAATTGAGCCAAGGTGATGGTGCCGAGAACGAAGGCACTCCTACGCCCAAGCGCACTCGTAAGGCGAAAGGGACCGCCTCTCGGGGGTCCACACGAGCAAACAGCCCGAACACTCCGAGACCTGTGTTGACGCGGTGTCAACACCTTTTCTGCATTGAATGCTATCGAAACTCGGTCTGCCCCGGATGGCCCAACGTCGGACTGGAAATCAAGAGATCTTGTTCAGTATGCCAAACAGGATTGTCTCCTCTAGATGCATATGAGATCAAACCAGACACCTCTGATAACGctcagaagaagaaggtgcAAAAACGAGAAAAGCGTCTGAAAGGTGTTTCTCTAGAAAACTTCAGACCTTCCACAAAGATCAAAGCCCTCCTTAGCGATCTTGTCCAATTTTCGAGATTGAATCCTTATTCGACTAATTATGACCCCGACATCCAGCTGTTAAACGAAAACGGTACTGCTCCATCGGATAGTGGAATAGTGAAAACTGTTGTTTT CTCACAATGGACAACCATGCTCGACAA AGTTGAGGATGCTTTGGAAACTGCTGGGATCAAGTATGATAGGCTGGATGGTACTATGAAACGCGACGACCGAACTCGGTCGATGGAGGCTCTTAAGCATGACCCTAGCTGTGAAGTACTACTCGTTAGCTTGAAGGCTGGTGGTGTTGGTCTCAACCTTACAGCTGCCCAGCGTGTTTATCTCATGGATCCATATTG GAACCCTGCAGTAGAAAACCAAGCCGTGGATAGGATT CACCGACTTGGACAGACCAAACCTGTAACAACTATCAAGTTTATTATCGAGAATTCCATCGAAGCTAAGCTTCTAGAAgtgcagaggaagaaaaccGAGCTAGCGAATATGACTTTGGGACAAAATTTCAGCAAGGCCGACCTCATGCAGCGCCGTCTGGAAGAACTTACGCAACTCCTGGGACCTTAA